A stretch of the Actinomyces qiguomingii genome encodes the following:
- a CDS encoding dipeptide/oligopeptide/nickel ABC transporter permease/ATP-binding protein, translated as MPHRRTLNKVSAPGLRFQGWRRLPLGSKIAVLVLSAIALMAIFAPLVAPYNPGATGLASSEIVTHVEGIGDVVSSDPAVAPSLQHLFGTDATGRDIFSRAVYGARVSLVVGLSATGIALALASVLGAVAATSRKWIGEVVMRLLDVVMSFPGIALAAVLVLAMSASGLPMVAVIIIATAVVYTPQLTRVVRANILAQFGEDYVAASKVMGARVPWILAKHVVRNCVAPIMVYATVLVADAIVFEASLSFIGAGIKAVNTPTWGNMLSEGKALLLSGHWWPTFFPGLMILITTLCLNILSEGLTDAMAAPRIRAQVDVEADEEAMQTQQAWQEADHAVRNNADDAADATPGGQKSALTGVVAPAAEEVPLAQRLSALREAELARGDRLVYPTPDAEPVLEVEDLSIAFPAQHGDVNIVDGVSFAVRPGETMGLVGESGCGKSITSMAVMGLLPPGARITGRIRFQGRELLELSPKEHNALRGHEMAMIYQDALSSLNPSMLIRSQMKQLTSRGGTRSAEELLELVGLDPVRTLKSYPHELSGGQRQRVLIAMALTRDPSLVIADEPTTALDVTVQKQVIDLLNQLRDKLGFAMVFVSHDLALVAKVAHRITVMYAGQVVEQAATAELLTNPVHEYTRGLLGAVLSIEAGSKRLHQVRGTVPSPQEFVSGDRFAPRSSHPDVGLHTRPVLRPVSGAAEHYYAITPELEAILAQEAH; from the coding sequence ATGCCCCACCGTCGCACACTGAACAAGGTCTCCGCCCCCGGCCTGCGCTTCCAGGGCTGGCGGCGGCTGCCGCTCGGCTCCAAGATCGCCGTGCTCGTCCTGTCGGCAATCGCCCTGATGGCAATCTTCGCGCCCTTAGTGGCGCCTTATAACCCGGGAGCCACCGGCCTTGCCTCATCGGAGATCGTCACCCACGTGGAGGGAATCGGCGACGTGGTCTCCTCCGATCCCGCGGTCGCCCCCTCGCTGCAACACCTCTTCGGCACCGACGCCACCGGGCGAGACATCTTCTCCCGCGCCGTATACGGCGCCCGTGTATCGCTGGTGGTCGGGCTGAGCGCCACCGGCATCGCCCTGGCGTTGGCCTCCGTGCTCGGCGCCGTGGCCGCCACCAGCCGCAAGTGGATCGGCGAGGTGGTCATGCGCTTGCTGGACGTGGTGATGTCCTTCCCCGGCATCGCGCTCGCCGCCGTGCTGGTGCTGGCCATGTCCGCCTCCGGATTGCCAATGGTGGCGGTGATCATCATTGCCACCGCAGTCGTCTACACCCCGCAGCTCACCCGGGTAGTGCGCGCCAATATTCTCGCCCAGTTCGGTGAGGACTACGTGGCCGCCTCCAAGGTGATGGGGGCCCGAGTGCCGTGGATCCTGGCAAAGCACGTGGTGCGTAACTGCGTCGCCCCGATCATGGTCTACGCCACCGTCCTGGTGGCCGACGCCATCGTCTTCGAGGCCTCGCTGTCATTCATCGGCGCAGGCATCAAGGCCGTCAACACCCCCACCTGGGGCAATATGCTCTCCGAGGGCAAGGCCCTGCTGCTGTCCGGTCACTGGTGGCCGACCTTCTTCCCCGGGCTGATGATCCTAATCACCACCTTGTGCCTGAACATCCTGTCCGAGGGGCTGACCGACGCCATGGCCGCCCCGCGCATCCGCGCGCAGGTGGACGTCGAGGCCGACGAGGAGGCCATGCAGACCCAGCAGGCCTGGCAGGAGGCCGACCACGCCGTGCGGAACAACGCCGACGACGCCGCAGACGCCACCCCCGGGGGCCAGAAGAGCGCCCTGACCGGTGTTGTCGCCCCCGCCGCCGAGGAGGTGCCGCTGGCTCAGCGCCTGAGTGCCCTGCGCGAAGCCGAACTTGCCCGCGGTGATCGCTTGGTCTATCCCACCCCGGATGCGGAACCCGTGCTGGAGGTGGAGGACCTCTCGATCGCCTTCCCCGCCCAGCATGGGGACGTCAACATCGTCGACGGCGTGTCCTTCGCTGTGCGTCCCGGCGAGACCATGGGACTGGTCGGTGAGTCCGGCTGCGGCAAGTCGATAACCTCCATGGCGGTGATGGGCCTGCTGCCGCCAGGCGCCCGTATAACCGGGAGGATCCGCTTCCAGGGGCGCGAACTGCTGGAACTGAGCCCCAAGGAACACAACGCTCTGCGTGGACATGAGATGGCCATGATCTACCAGGACGCCCTGTCCTCCCTGAACCCCTCCATGCTCATCCGCTCCCAGATGAAGCAGCTCACCTCCCGCGGCGGCACCCGCAGCGCCGAGGAGCTGCTTGAGCTGGTGGGCCTGGACCCGGTGCGCACACTTAAGAGCTACCCGCACGAGCTGTCTGGCGGGCAGCGTCAGCGCGTACTGATCGCCATGGCTCTCACACGCGACCCCAGCCTGGTCATCGCCGACGAACCCACCACCGCCCTGGACGTCACCGTCCAGAAGCAGGTCATCGACCTGCTCAACCAGCTGCGCGACAAGCTCGGCTTCGCCATGGTGTTCGTCAGCCACGACCTGGCCCTGGTGGCCAAGGTCGCCCACCGCATCACCGTCATGTACGCCGGACAGGTGGTCGAGCAGGCCGCCACCGCGGAGCTGCTCACCAACCCCGTCCACGAGTACACCCGCGGACTGCTCGGAGCGGTGCTGTCCATCGAGGCCGGCTCCAAACGGCTGCACCAGGTGCGCGGCACCGTGCCCAGCCCGCAGGAATTCGTATCCGGCGACCGCTTCGCACCGCGCTCGTCCCACCCCGACGTCGGCCTGCACACCCGCCCGGTGCTCAGGCCGGTGTCCGGCGCCGCCGAGCACTACTACGCCATCACGCCCGAGCTCGAGGCGATCCTCGCCCAGGAGGCCCACTGA
- a CDS encoding ABC transporter permease, translating to MSNLLRLIGRRLVALPIMVLGVTLLVFVVMSFSSADPARLALGEAASADALEQYREAHHLNDPLLQRFWDYLVGLAHGDLGTTFTGVKISDMVAQAFPITLQLTFIGIFVAVVAATVLGVIAALYRDAWPDQVIRVISILCLATPSFWLALLLIQWFGDIPGATGTFPSVVTQWTSFGDDPGAYVRQVFLPALAVAVPNTGTLTRVVRTAMVEELDRDYVRTAIGAGIPKHVVVARNVLRNALITPLTVLGLRLGYAMGGAVVIEMIFNIQGMGQLIFQGITRNDVNIVQGVSITVALAFIIINIIVDMLYVLVNPRIRSV from the coding sequence GTGTCCAACCTCCTCCGCCTGATCGGAAGGCGCCTGGTGGCGCTGCCGATCATGGTGTTGGGCGTGACGCTGCTCGTCTTCGTCGTCATGTCATTCTCCTCGGCGGATCCCGCGCGCCTGGCGCTGGGAGAGGCCGCCTCGGCTGACGCCCTTGAGCAGTACCGCGAAGCCCACCATCTCAACGACCCGCTGCTGCAACGCTTCTGGGACTACCTGGTGGGCCTGGCTCACGGTGACCTGGGCACGACCTTCACCGGTGTGAAGATCAGCGACATGGTCGCCCAGGCCTTCCCCATCACCCTGCAGTTGACCTTCATCGGCATCTTCGTCGCCGTTGTCGCGGCCACCGTCCTCGGTGTGATCGCGGCCCTGTACCGGGACGCCTGGCCCGACCAGGTCATCCGGGTCATCTCCATCCTGTGCCTGGCCACTCCGTCCTTCTGGCTGGCCCTGCTGCTGATCCAGTGGTTTGGCGATATCCCCGGCGCCACCGGTACCTTCCCCTCGGTGGTCACGCAGTGGACGTCCTTCGGTGACGACCCCGGAGCCTACGTGCGGCAGGTATTCCTGCCCGCCCTGGCAGTGGCGGTGCCCAACACCGGCACCCTCACCCGCGTGGTGCGCACCGCCATGGTCGAGGAGCTCGACCGCGACTACGTGCGCACCGCCATCGGCGCTGGCATTCCCAAGCACGTCGTCGTGGCCCGAAACGTGCTGCGCAACGCCCTGATCACTCCGCTGACGGTGTTGGGGCTGCGGCTCGGATACGCCATGGGCGGCGCCGTCGTCATCGAGATGATCTTCAACATCCAGGGCATGGGCCAGCTGATCTTCCAGGGCATCACCCGCAACGACGTCAACATCGTCCAGGGCGTGTCCATCACCGTGGCGCTGGCCTTCATCATCATCAACATCATCGTTGACATGCTCTATGTGCTGGTCAACCCGAGGATCAGGAGCGTCTGA
- a CDS encoding ABC transporter substrate-binding protein, which translates to MSFSSPRASRRGFIRLTSTMSAAAGLAAALAACGGSNSSGSSTTAANDPSAVAAASNADGVITAGISYELGTNGYDPMTTTAALTVAANWHTLEGLTELHPASRECYAALGAELPKKVDDTTYEVALRDGAKFSDGTAVTADDVVFSFERVLDPANSSLYAQFLTFLDAVEKKDEATVTVKTKHPYSLVAERLSVVKIVPKAAVEADAAAFDMNPVGSGPYVMTDNGAASQTIVFERNDNYNGPHPALAESMTWQILPDDTTRTNAITSGTVQAIDAVPVANLATMQEPIAVSAEQGFSLLFAMFNNARFSDVKARQAIMYALDYAKICDTGMGTLATPATCFVQEDHPAYKQAATVYTYDADKAKSLLAEAGVTSINLLCSDHGWFSSVRPIIRENLEALGVKVNYDEKKSADVYSFIDSDQGDWDVVIAPGDPSVFGDDADLLMRWWYSGDTWTETRLHWKGTESYTAIQAALDEAVQLDGDAQVAKWQEIFDMIAADVPLYPIFHRKTPTAYDSEKLVGFQPIALTGLSFVDVGTKAE; encoded by the coding sequence ATGTCGTTCTCATCTCCCCGTGCATCCCGCCGCGGTTTCATCCGACTAACTTCTACCATGAGCGCAGCCGCCGGCCTGGCCGCCGCTCTTGCTGCCTGCGGCGGCTCGAACTCCTCCGGTTCGTCCACCACGGCGGCAAATGATCCGTCCGCCGTGGCCGCCGCCTCGAACGCAGATGGCGTCATCACGGCCGGCATCTCCTACGAGTTGGGCACCAACGGCTACGATCCGATGACCACCACGGCGGCTCTTACCGTGGCCGCCAACTGGCACACGCTGGAGGGGCTGACCGAGCTCCACCCGGCCAGCCGTGAGTGCTATGCCGCTCTCGGTGCCGAACTGCCGAAGAAGGTCGATGACACCACCTATGAGGTCGCGCTGCGAGACGGTGCCAAATTCTCTGACGGCACCGCAGTGACCGCCGACGACGTCGTGTTCTCCTTCGAGCGCGTACTGGACCCGGCGAACAGTTCGCTGTACGCCCAGTTCCTCACCTTCCTGGACGCGGTGGAGAAGAAGGATGAAGCCACCGTCACTGTCAAGACCAAGCATCCCTACTCCCTGGTCGCCGAGCGCCTAAGCGTGGTCAAGATCGTCCCGAAGGCCGCCGTGGAAGCCGACGCCGCCGCTTTCGATATGAATCCCGTCGGCTCGGGCCCCTATGTGATGACCGACAACGGTGCCGCCTCCCAGACCATCGTTTTTGAGCGTAATGACAACTACAACGGCCCGCACCCGGCCCTGGCCGAGTCCATGACCTGGCAGATCCTGCCCGACGACACCACGCGCACCAATGCGATCACCTCCGGCACGGTGCAGGCCATTGACGCCGTACCTGTGGCGAACCTGGCCACCATGCAGGAACCGATTGCGGTCTCGGCCGAGCAGGGCTTCTCCCTGCTGTTCGCGATGTTCAACAACGCCAGGTTCTCCGATGTCAAGGCGCGTCAGGCGATCATGTACGCCCTTGACTACGCCAAGATCTGTGATACCGGCATGGGCACGCTGGCGACTCCGGCCACCTGCTTCGTCCAGGAGGACCACCCCGCCTACAAGCAGGCCGCCACCGTCTACACCTATGATGCCGACAAGGCTAAGTCCCTCCTGGCCGAGGCGGGCGTGACCAGCATCAACCTGCTGTGCTCGGACCACGGCTGGTTCTCCTCGGTGCGCCCGATCATCCGCGAGAACCTTGAGGCCCTGGGAGTAAAGGTCAACTACGACGAGAAGAAGTCTGCGGACGTCTACTCCTTCATCGACTCCGATCAGGGCGACTGGGATGTGGTGATCGCCCCCGGCGACCCCTCCGTCTTCGGTGACGACGCCGACCTGCTCATGCGTTGGTGGTACTCGGGAGACACCTGGACCGAGACCCGTCTGCACTGGAAGGGCACGGAGTCCTACACCGCCATTCAGGCCGCGCTGGATGAGGCGGTGCAATTGGACGGTGACGCCCAGGTGGCCAAGTGGCAGGAGATCTTCGACATGATCGCCGCCGATGTGCCGCTCTATCCGATCTTCCACCGCAAGACGCCGACCGCCTACGATTCCGAGAAGCTGGTCGGATTCCAGCCGATCGCGCTGACCGGTCTGTCCTTCGTCGACGTCGGTACGAAGGCGGAGTGA
- a CDS encoding FadR/GntR family transcriptional regulator, with protein sequence MKRGTYASTSGPTTQASNAMNAIKDYILQSHLQPGDPLPTESQLCETLEVSRSSVREAVRTLAALDIVEVRHGHGMFVGQVSMRPMVESLVFRGLLKPGDDYRSLREVVEVRRTLDSALAESVVETWRGREDSEIDAVVDEMETLAEHGETFTDQDRSFHDMLLARVPNQLFAHLMEAFWAVHTLTVPMLDAPHPEDIIKTANAHRAMLQAARVGDVRAYREAVVTHYTPLMNALRQDRSI encoded by the coding sequence ATGAAGCGAGGCACCTACGCCTCCACAAGCGGACCGACGACGCAGGCCTCCAACGCAATGAACGCCATCAAGGACTACATCCTCCAGTCCCACCTTCAACCCGGCGACCCGCTGCCGACCGAGTCGCAGCTGTGCGAGACCCTGGAGGTGTCCCGCTCCTCCGTGCGGGAGGCGGTGCGCACCCTGGCGGCCCTGGACATCGTGGAGGTGCGCCACGGCCATGGCATGTTCGTAGGGCAGGTCTCCATGCGGCCCATGGTCGAGTCCCTCGTCTTCCGCGGCCTGCTCAAACCCGGAGACGACTACCGCAGCCTGCGCGAGGTGGTGGAGGTGCGCCGCACCCTCGACTCCGCCCTGGCGGAGTCGGTGGTCGAGACGTGGCGGGGCCGGGAAGACAGCGAGATCGACGCAGTGGTGGATGAGATGGAGACCCTGGCTGAGCACGGCGAGACCTTCACCGACCAGGACCGCAGCTTCCACGACATGCTGTTGGCGCGGGTACCGAATCAGCTCTTCGCGCATCTGATGGAGGCCTTTTGGGCCGTACACACCCTGACGGTTCCCATGCTCGACGCCCCGCATCCGGAGGACATCATCAAGACCGCCAACGCGCATCGGGCGATGTTGCAGGCCGCACGCGTGGGCGACGTAAGGGCCTACCGCGAGGCGGTAGTGACCCATTACACGCCCCTCATGAACGCCCTCCGCCAAGATCGGTCGATATAG
- a CDS encoding alpha/beta hydrolase fold domain-containing protein — protein MTPTPRPPYEPATALVLQRLEAAGGLPPLNSATLPARRVPVAQRRAAFLAAHPEVRLREEALTRNDRTVMPLTVVLPADGVVRPGAPLLLSIHGGGRVMGCRYDDLAAPTDWARHFGGIILAPEYRLAPEHPAPAAGEDCLAALTWAARHAADYGADPERIVVVGPSGGGGLAACLALAARDRGGPRALGYLLDYPMLDDRTGLPGPDGVVQPPSARQFPDDGLWPSHWNDWAWEQILPGRRGGPEVSEYEAAGRAVDHPGALAGLPPVFLSVAGAETFRDEVVSFATALWRDGGDCELHVWPGATHAMEYVSATWLRDALEAERISWLTRLLEPEDPQGNLARVMGEGTFPTIGTAGAAGESEVEVHRLGT, from the coding sequence ATGACGCCGACGCCCCGCCCGCCCTACGAGCCCGCCACCGCGCTCGTACTCCAGCGCCTCGAGGCCGCTGGCGGGCTCCCACCTCTGAACAGCGCCACGCTGCCCGCCCGTCGCGTCCCGGTCGCCCAGCGCCGCGCCGCCTTCCTGGCGGCCCACCCGGAGGTGCGCCTGCGCGAGGAGGCCCTGACGCGCAACGACAGGACCGTCATGCCCCTGACGGTGGTGCTCCCGGCCGACGGTGTGGTACGGCCCGGCGCCCCGCTGCTGCTATCCATCCACGGCGGTGGCAGGGTCATGGGTTGCCGCTACGACGATCTGGCCGCCCCGACCGACTGGGCGCGGCACTTCGGCGGCATCATCCTCGCCCCGGAGTACCGCCTGGCCCCGGAGCACCCCGCGCCGGCCGCCGGGGAGGACTGCCTGGCGGCGCTGACCTGGGCCGCCAGGCACGCCGCGGACTATGGGGCGGATCCGGAACGCATCGTCGTCGTCGGGCCCAGCGGCGGTGGGGGACTGGCCGCCTGCCTGGCCCTGGCCGCCCGCGACCGCGGTGGGCCCCGGGCGCTGGGCTATCTGCTCGACTATCCGATGCTGGACGACCGCACCGGGCTGCCCGGCCCCGACGGCGTGGTGCAACCGCCGTCGGCCCGCCAGTTCCCCGACGACGGACTGTGGCCGTCGCACTGGAACGACTGGGCCTGGGAGCAGATCCTGCCCGGTCGCCGCGGCGGACCCGAGGTGAGTGAGTACGAGGCGGCCGGCCGCGCCGTCGACCACCCCGGCGCCCTGGCCGGGCTGCCGCCGGTGTTCCTGTCGGTCGCCGGGGCCGAGACCTTCCGGGACGAAGTGGTCTCCTTCGCCACGGCCCTGTGGCGCGATGGCGGGGACTGCGAACTGCACGTGTGGCCGGGCGCCACCCACGCCATGGAGTACGTCAGCGCCACCTGGCTGCGCGATGCCTTGGAGGCCGAGCGGATCTCGTGGCTAACCCGGCTGTTGGAGCCTGAGGATCCACAGGGGAACCTGGCGCGGGTGATGGGGGAGGGGACCTTTCCGACGATCGGAACGGCCGGCGCTGCCGGTGAGTCGGAAGTCGAAGTCCACCGCCTCGGCACGTAA
- a CDS encoding TetR/AcrR family transcriptional regulator has product MGNVRARTDAEVAARRAEILDATAALLAEQEYESVTLAAIAKKCSIARPSVYHYYATKEEVYLDLMRREYAAWAAEMRVRLKRRMGREEFCRELAKSLLGRRLILQLLAINDASLRSKCGEEAIMDFQRDIHPFFVELAEVLRKQFPNAAESEREMFRTQLTMYSYSIYPLLSYPEGFVAQVGRMNLYGEVAPIEDLVTKGLMLLSAELH; this is encoded by the coding sequence ATGGGGAATGTGAGGGCCAGGACGGATGCGGAGGTTGCCGCACGCAGAGCAGAGATACTTGACGCGACGGCCGCGCTGCTGGCCGAGCAGGAGTACGAGTCCGTCACCCTGGCCGCGATAGCCAAGAAGTGCTCGATCGCGCGTCCATCCGTGTATCACTACTACGCCACGAAGGAGGAGGTCTATCTCGACCTAATGCGGCGCGAGTACGCCGCATGGGCAGCGGAGATGCGCGTGAGGCTAAAGCGGCGGATGGGGCGGGAGGAGTTCTGCCGAGAACTCGCCAAGTCGCTGCTCGGCCGCCGGCTCATCCTGCAGCTTCTCGCTATCAACGACGCCTCGCTGCGCAGCAAGTGCGGCGAGGAGGCCATCATGGACTTCCAACGCGATATCCACCCGTTCTTCGTTGAGCTTGCGGAGGTTCTGCGCAAGCAGTTCCCCAATGCGGCCGAGTCCGAGCGTGAAATGTTCCGGACGCAGCTCACGATGTACAGCTACAGCATCTACCCACTGCTCAGCTACCCAGAGGGGTTCGTGGCGCAGGTTGGACGGATGAATCTCTACGGCGAGGTTGCGCCGATTGAGGATCTGGTGACGAAAGGTCTCATGCTCCTCAGCGCCGAACTGCACTAG
- a CDS encoding NAD(P)H-dependent oxidoreductase: protein MKALLINAHLPYPNWSEGTLNASAQAVAREFFEARGDEVVETKIADGYDPAEEAQKMLDADVVVVQTPINWFSAPWIWKKYTDEVFNVGLHDQTFLTGDGRTRKDPTKPYGSGGLMAPRKALVCTTWNAPREAFDEPSNPTLQGRSLADMLSDITCTFRFCGFEVLPEFGIFDIFKNPSIEADLAAYRDHLNKHLG from the coding sequence ATGAAAGCACTGCTGATCAACGCCCACCTGCCCTACCCCAACTGGTCGGAGGGCACCCTCAACGCCTCCGCGCAGGCCGTCGCAAGGGAGTTCTTCGAGGCCCGCGGTGACGAGGTCGTCGAAACCAAGATCGCCGACGGCTACGACCCCGCCGAAGAGGCCCAGAAGATGCTCGACGCCGACGTCGTAGTCGTGCAGACTCCCATCAACTGGTTTTCCGCACCGTGGATCTGGAAGAAGTACACCGACGAGGTGTTCAACGTGGGCCTGCACGATCAGACCTTCTTGACCGGAGACGGCCGCACGCGCAAGGATCCGACCAAGCCGTACGGCTCGGGTGGGCTGATGGCACCGCGCAAGGCGCTCGTCTGCACCACGTGGAACGCACCACGGGAGGCGTTCGATGAGCCGTCCAATCCGACGCTCCAGGGGCGGTCGCTGGCGGACATGCTCAGCGACATCACCTGCACCTTCCGCTTCTGCGGCTTCGAGGTGCTGCCCGAGTTCGGCATCTTCGACATCTTCAAGAACCCCAGCATCGAGGCGGACCTCGCTGCCTACCGCGACCACCTCAACAAGCACCTCGGTTGA
- a CDS encoding MerR family transcriptional regulator yields MAETTSLMTIGEFSSLTRLSVRMLRHYDAHGVLVPVDVDPWTGYRRYAPHQLRDAADIRNLRDVGFGVSAISALLAARGTPAWSAALELQRETVIEETRAAQARLALISRLIEGETNMSITVERRTIAAMTIVALRDVVPTYADEHLLWARMMPEITRQGIKPIGPCGVIEHDAEFTERDVEEEIFLPVAPGTTAEAPLQVHELPARDCLVAHVVGPYDQITGAHDQLASRIAAEGLTPLADDSLAGKAFNIYLTTPDEAPADELVTEVCIPLG; encoded by the coding sequence ATGGCCGAGACCACGAGCCTCATGACGATCGGGGAGTTCAGTTCACTCACTCGCCTTTCGGTACGCATGCTGCGCCACTACGACGCTCACGGTGTCCTGGTGCCCGTGGACGTTGACCCGTGGACGGGATACCGCCGCTATGCGCCGCACCAGCTGCGTGACGCCGCGGACATCCGGAACCTGCGTGATGTCGGGTTCGGCGTCTCCGCCATCTCCGCCCTGCTCGCTGCCCGCGGCACCCCGGCATGGTCGGCTGCGCTGGAGCTCCAGCGCGAGACCGTCATTGAGGAGACGCGCGCCGCCCAGGCTCGGTTGGCTCTCATCTCTCGCCTTATCGAAGGAGAAACCAACATGTCCATCACCGTCGAACGCCGCACCATTGCGGCCATGACCATTGTCGCCCTGCGCGACGTCGTCCCGACCTACGCCGATGAGCACCTTCTCTGGGCTCGTATGATGCCCGAGATCACCCGGCAGGGCATCAAGCCCATCGGCCCGTGCGGAGTGATCGAACACGACGCCGAGTTCACCGAGCGCGATGTCGAGGAGGAGATCTTCCTTCCCGTCGCGCCCGGAACGACGGCGGAGGCTCCCCTGCAGGTCCACGAGCTTCCGGCTCGGGACTGCCTGGTGGCCCACGTCGTCGGGCCCTACGACCAGATCACCGGGGCTCATGACCAGCTGGCCAGCCGAATCGCCGCAGAGGGGCTGACACCGCTGGCCGACGACTCCCTGGCGGGCAAGGCGTTCAACATCTACCTCACGACGCCGGACGAGGCGCCGGCAGATGAGCTCGTCACCGAGGTGTGCATCCCGCTCGGCTAA